In the Kitasatospora terrestris genome, one interval contains:
- the ctaD gene encoding cytochrome c oxidase subunit I produces the protein MTILNEPAAAGGGSGAVTAGAQRVRKPGNAIIKWLTTTDHKTIGTMYLATSFAFFLIGGILALVMRAELARPGTQILSNEQFNQAFTMHGTIMLLMFATPLFAGFANWIMPLQIGAPDVAFPRLNMFAYWLYLFGSVIAVAGFLTPQGAADFGWFAYSPLSDAVRSPGVGADMWIMGLAFSGFGTILGAVNFITTIICMRAPGMTMFRMSIFVWNVLLTAVLVLLAFPVLAAALFALEADRKFGAHVFDPANGGAMLWQHLFWFFGHPEVYIIALPFFGIVSEIVPVFSRKPMFGYSGLIAATIAIAGLSVTVWAHHMYVTGQVLLPFFSFMTFLIAVPTGVKFFNWVGTMWKGSLSFETPMLWTIGFLVTFLFGGLTGVLLASPPIDFHVSDSYFVVAHFHYVVFGTVVFAMFAGFHFWWPKMTGKMLDETLGKITFWTLFIGFHTTFLVQHWLGAEGMPRRYADYLASDGFTTLNTISTIGSFLLGLSILPFLYNVWKTAKYGEKIEVDDPWGYGRSLEWATACPPPRHNFTTLPRIRSESPAFDLHHPEIAALDYLENHGEPASHFAGVTPAQYDRPELGKGKKEGDA, from the coding sequence GTGACTATCCTCAACGAGCCCGCTGCGGCCGGCGGGGGCTCCGGGGCCGTCACGGCCGGCGCCCAGCGCGTCCGCAAGCCGGGCAACGCGATCATCAAGTGGCTGACCACCACTGACCACAAGACGATCGGCACGATGTACCTGGCGACCTCGTTCGCCTTCTTCCTGATCGGTGGCATCCTCGCCCTGGTCATGCGCGCCGAGCTGGCCCGTCCGGGGACGCAGATCCTCTCGAACGAGCAGTTCAACCAGGCGTTCACCATGCACGGCACGATCATGCTGCTGATGTTCGCGACCCCGCTCTTCGCGGGCTTCGCGAACTGGATCATGCCGCTGCAGATCGGCGCCCCCGACGTCGCCTTCCCGCGCCTGAACATGTTCGCCTACTGGCTGTACCTGTTCGGCTCGGTCATCGCGGTGGCCGGCTTCCTCACCCCGCAGGGTGCGGCGGACTTCGGCTGGTTCGCGTACTCGCCGCTGTCGGACGCGGTCCGCTCGCCGGGCGTCGGCGCCGACATGTGGATCATGGGTCTGGCCTTCTCCGGCTTCGGCACGATCCTCGGTGCGGTCAACTTCATCACCACCATCATCTGCATGCGCGCCCCCGGCATGACGATGTTCCGGATGTCGATCTTCGTCTGGAACGTCCTGCTGACCGCCGTGCTGGTGCTGCTGGCCTTCCCGGTCCTCGCCGCCGCGCTCTTCGCGCTGGAGGCCGACCGCAAGTTCGGCGCGCACGTCTTCGACCCGGCCAACGGTGGCGCCATGCTGTGGCAGCACCTGTTCTGGTTCTTCGGTCACCCCGAGGTGTACATCATCGCGCTGCCGTTCTTCGGCATCGTGTCGGAGATCGTCCCGGTCTTCAGCCGCAAGCCGATGTTCGGCTACTCCGGCCTGATCGCGGCCACCATCGCGATCGCCGGTCTGTCCGTGACGGTGTGGGCGCACCACATGTACGTCACCGGCCAGGTGCTGCTGCCGTTCTTCTCCTTCATGACCTTCCTGATCGCGGTCCCGACCGGTGTGAAGTTCTTCAACTGGGTCGGCACCATGTGGAAGGGCTCGCTCAGCTTCGAGACCCCGATGCTGTGGACGATCGGCTTCCTGGTCACCTTCCTCTTCGGTGGTCTGACCGGTGTGCTGCTGGCCTCCCCGCCGATCGACTTCCACGTCTCGGACTCGTACTTCGTCGTCGCGCACTTCCACTACGTGGTCTTCGGCACCGTCGTCTTCGCGATGTTCGCCGGCTTCCACTTCTGGTGGCCGAAGATGACCGGCAAGATGCTGGACGAGACCCTCGGCAAGATCACCTTCTGGACGCTGTTCATCGGCTTCCACACCACCTTCCTGGTGCAGCACTGGCTGGGTGCCGAGGGCATGCCGCGTCGCTACGCGGACTACCTCGCCTCGGACGGCTTCACCACGCTGAACACCATCTCGACCATCGGCTCCTTCCTGCTCGGCCTGTCGATCCTGCCGTTCCTCTACAACGTCTGGAAGACCGCCAAGTACGGGGAGAAGATCGAGGTCGACGACCCGTGGGGCTACGGCCGTTCGCTGGAGTGGGCCACCGCCTGCCCGCCGCCGCGGCACAACTTCACCACGCTGCCGCGGATCCGCTCCGAATCCCCGGCGTTCGACCTGCACCACCCGGAGATCGCGGCGCTGGACTACCTGGAGAACCACGGTGAGCCGGCCAGCCACTTCGCCGGTGTGACCCCCGCGCAGTACGACCGTCCCGAGCTGGGCAAGGGCAAGAAGGAGGGCGACGCCTGA
- a CDS encoding cytochrome c oxidase subunit 4, with amino-acid sequence MKEQGKIFMGFAAFILVMAIVYGLWTMNSDTGLEAAGTTALFLAFGLCAFIGFYLGFTAKRVDTGAGDNPEAEVADDAGEVGFFAPHSWQPLSLAIGGALAFLGVIFGWWLLYWSIPIILIGLYGWVFEFYRGENQNQ; translated from the coding sequence ATGAAGGAGCAGGGCAAGATCTTCATGGGCTTCGCCGCCTTCATCCTGGTGATGGCGATCGTCTACGGCCTGTGGACCATGAACTCCGACACGGGTCTGGAGGCGGCCGGCACCACCGCGCTGTTCCTCGCGTTCGGCCTGTGCGCCTTCATCGGCTTCTACCTCGGCTTCACCGCCAAGCGGGTCGACACCGGTGCCGGTGACAACCCCGAGGCCGAGGTCGCGGACGACGCCGGCGAGGTCGGTTTCTTCGCTCCGCACAGCTGGCAGCCGCTGTCGCTGGCCATCGGTGGCGCCCTCGCCTTCCTGGGGGTCATCTTCGGCTGGTGGCTGCTCTACTGGTCGATCCCGATCATCCTGATCGGCCTGTACGGCTGGGTCTTCGAGTTCTACCGGGGCGAGAACCAGAACCAGTAG
- the coxB gene encoding cytochrome c oxidase subunit II, translating to MSPNGSDRSPRRTMRRKLPQALALGLVIATATGCSANDLPRLGLPTPVTQEGPLVLHMWQGSWIAALVVGALMWGLILWSVIFHRRSRTKVEIPAQTRYNVPIEALYTAVPLVIVSVLFYFVARDEARLTEVSAKPQHTINVVGFQWSWAFNYENSETPDPSSTTAAYDVGTPQDEPTLWLPVNESVKFRLTSRDVIHDFWPIDFLMKMDVVPGVVNEFEVTPTALGTYRGKCAELCGVDHSRMLFNVKVVTHDEYEQHLKELRAKGQAGAVPSGITGIEGEK from the coding sequence GTGAGTCCCAACGGCTCCGACCGCTCGCCGCGGCGCACGATGCGGCGGAAGCTGCCTCAGGCGCTGGCACTGGGCCTCGTCATCGCGACCGCCACCGGCTGCTCGGCCAACGACCTCCCCAGGCTTGGCCTCCCGACGCCCGTCACGCAGGAAGGCCCCCTGGTCCTCCACATGTGGCAGGGCTCGTGGATCGCGGCACTGGTGGTCGGCGCACTGATGTGGGGTCTGATCCTCTGGAGCGTGATCTTCCACCGGCGCAGCCGCACCAAGGTGGAGATCCCCGCTCAGACCCGGTACAACGTGCCCATCGAGGCGCTGTACACCGCGGTCCCCCTCGTCATCGTCTCGGTGCTGTTCTACTTCGTCGCGCGCGACGAGGCCCGCCTGACCGAGGTGTCTGCCAAGCCGCAGCACACCATCAACGTGGTGGGCTTCCAGTGGAGCTGGGCGTTCAACTACGAGAACTCCGAGACTCCCGACCCGTCGAGCACGACCGCCGCGTACGACGTCGGCACCCCGCAGGACGAGCCGACGCTGTGGCTGCCGGTGAACGAGTCGGTGAAGTTCCGCCTCACCTCGCGGGACGTCATCCACGACTTCTGGCCGATCGACTTCCTGATGAAGATGGACGTCGTGCCCGGCGTGGTGAACGAGTTCGAGGTCACCCCGACCGCGCTCGGCACCTACCGCGGCAAGTGTGCGGAGCTGTGCGGTGTCGACCACTCGCGCATGCTCTTCAACGTCAAGGTCGTGACGCACGACGAGTACGAGCAGCACCTCAAGGAGCTGCGGGCCAAGGGCCAGGCCGGCGCGGTGCCTTCCGGCATCACGGGCATTGAAGGTGAGAAGTGA